Proteins encoded within one genomic window of Xylophilus sp. GOD-11R:
- a CDS encoding ABC transporter ATP-binding protein, which yields MTSAVYSDNALACLRGIGKTFPGARAPALRDIDLDIDPGDFLCLLGPSGCGKSTLLRLLAGLTPPDAGALRWGGDGQRPEIGFVFQDATLMPWASVADNVYLPFQLKDVPRPQVAGAIDEALALVGLRDAADAYPRQLSGGMRMRVSIARALVTRPRLLLMDEPFAALDEITRNRLNQDLAALWRQLGCTVVFVTHSVIESVQLASRIVVMAARPGRIVGELRGLADRRQTTLPGLTAAAAAQSQRVSALLDQAMGVAA from the coding sequence ATGACATCTGCTGTTTATTCCGACAACGCCCTGGCTTGCCTGCGCGGCATCGGCAAGACCTTTCCCGGCGCCCGGGCGCCTGCGCTGCGCGACATCGATCTCGACATCGATCCCGGCGACTTCCTCTGCCTGCTCGGCCCCTCGGGTTGCGGCAAGTCGACCCTGCTGCGGCTGCTGGCCGGCCTCACACCGCCGGACGCCGGCGCCCTGCGCTGGGGCGGCGACGGCCAGCGCCCGGAGATCGGCTTCGTCTTCCAGGACGCCACGCTCATGCCCTGGGCCAGCGTGGCCGACAACGTCTACCTGCCCTTTCAGCTGAAGGACGTGCCACGCCCCCAGGTGGCCGGCGCCATCGACGAAGCGTTGGCGCTGGTCGGCCTGCGCGACGCGGCCGACGCCTATCCGCGCCAGCTCTCCGGCGGCATGCGCATGCGCGTCTCCATCGCCCGCGCGCTGGTCACCCGGCCGCGCCTGCTGCTGATGGACGAGCCCTTCGCCGCGCTCGACGAGATCACCCGCAACCGGCTCAACCAGGACCTCGCCGCGCTGTGGCGGCAGCTCGGCTGCACCGTCGTCTTCGTGACCCACAGCGTGATCGAAAGCGTGCAGCTGGCCAGCCGCATCGTGGTGATGGCCGCGCGGCCGGGCCGCATCGTGGGCGAGTTGCGCGGACTGGCCGACCGCCGCCAGACCACGCTGCCCGGCCTCACCGCGGCCGCCGCCGCGCAGAGCCAACGGGTGTCGGCCCTGCTCGACCAGGCCATGGGAGTCGCGGCATGA
- a CDS encoding aromatic ring-hydroxylating dioxygenase subunit alpha, whose protein sequence is MLITRQTALRRFWYPVMPAAVLDDGGLHPFTLLGEPIVLWRAANGEPACLRDRCCHRTARLSLGFLEGDDVVCGYHGWTFSPEGRCVRVPQQPAGTPIAANACVPAYRVQERYGYVWVTLAAPGQEPLADLPDLPQDADPAFRRIDEFHEEWGIGALRLMENSFDNAHVAYVHRATFGDVQDPRPNLYRITAQGKYGFEATTHYRVVVRGETAQRAIGSDEAETVREQTSAWFMPFVRRTGIRYPNGLAHVIVTCATPIDDRRSMILQWVYRNDTEQEASAASVIAFDRAVTLEDKAILESCDPDVPLAVVDGEELHMASDRPGLVMRGMFMSLLAEAGETEQRAPSPWAPVTPPRAVEQQPA, encoded by the coding sequence ATGCTGATCACCCGACAGACGGCGCTGCGCCGCTTCTGGTACCCGGTCATGCCGGCCGCCGTGCTCGACGACGGCGGACTGCATCCCTTCACCCTGCTGGGCGAGCCGATCGTGCTCTGGCGCGCCGCCAACGGCGAGCCGGCCTGCCTGCGCGACCGCTGCTGCCACCGCACCGCGCGGCTGTCGCTCGGTTTTCTGGAGGGCGACGACGTGGTCTGCGGCTACCACGGCTGGACCTTCTCGCCCGAGGGCCGCTGCGTGCGCGTCCCGCAGCAGCCGGCCGGAACCCCCATCGCGGCCAATGCCTGCGTGCCGGCCTACCGGGTGCAGGAGCGCTACGGCTACGTGTGGGTGACGCTCGCCGCGCCCGGCCAGGAGCCGCTGGCCGACCTGCCCGATCTGCCGCAGGACGCCGACCCGGCGTTTCGCCGCATCGACGAATTCCACGAGGAATGGGGCATCGGCGCGCTGCGGCTCATGGAGAATTCCTTCGACAACGCACACGTGGCCTATGTGCACCGCGCCACCTTCGGCGATGTGCAGGACCCGCGACCCAACCTCTACCGGATCACCGCGCAGGGCAAGTACGGCTTCGAGGCGACCACGCATTACCGCGTGGTGGTGCGCGGAGAAACCGCCCAGCGCGCCATCGGCAGCGACGAGGCCGAAACGGTGCGCGAGCAGACCTCCGCCTGGTTCATGCCCTTCGTGCGGCGCACCGGCATCCGCTACCCGAACGGGCTGGCGCACGTCATCGTGACCTGCGCCACGCCCATCGACGACCGGCGCTCGATGATCCTGCAGTGGGTCTACCGCAACGACACCGAGCAGGAGGCGAGCGCGGCCAGCGTGATCGCCTTCGACCGCGCGGTGACGCTGGAGGACAAGGCGATCCTGGAGAGCTGCGACCCCGACGTGCCGCTGGCCGTGGTCGATGGCGAAGAGCTGCACATGGCCTCCGACCGGCCCGGCCTGGTGATGCGCGGCATGTTCATGTCGTTGCTGGCCGAGGCGGGCGAGACCGAGCAGCGCGCACCTTCGCCCTGGGCACCGGTGACGCCGCCGCGTGCCGTCGAGCAACAACCCGCCTGA
- a CDS encoding PDR/VanB family oxidoreductase, translated as MTLDAIVSAATVLPGRVLHLRLRSRDGSPLPRFEPGAHVDVHLGTQLVRQYSLCGDPEDDSEYQLAILLAEGSRGGSLAAHGSAAPGAPWTLGVPRNLFPLADGRSGAILLAGGIGITPLLSMAWRLHRSGRPFRLHYAVRRRADAAFADLLQGTPFADRVIIYADDDLAPLPRLDFAAAIGAPRADTHVYACGPSGFMAAAQAGAARLGWPAAHYHQEHFQAGPDDADAAEAAGDRPFTVCAARSGVTVEIPVGRSISDVLKGVGVTVWTSCEQGVCGTCLTPLLEGEADHRDRYQTSAEMAAQTQVALCCSRARSPTLVLDL; from the coding sequence ATGACGCTCGATGCCATCGTCTCCGCCGCCACCGTGTTGCCCGGCCGCGTGCTGCACCTGCGGCTGCGCTCCCGCGACGGCTCGCCGCTGCCGCGCTTCGAGCCCGGCGCGCATGTCGACGTGCACCTGGGCACGCAACTGGTGCGGCAGTACTCGCTGTGCGGCGATCCGGAAGACGACTCCGAATACCAGCTCGCCATCCTGCTGGCCGAAGGCTCGCGCGGCGGCTCGCTCGCCGCGCACGGCAGCGCCGCGCCCGGTGCGCCATGGACGCTGGGCGTGCCGCGCAACCTGTTTCCGCTGGCCGACGGCCGCAGCGGGGCGATCCTGCTGGCCGGCGGCATCGGCATCACGCCGCTGCTGTCGATGGCCTGGCGGCTGCATCGGTCGGGGCGTCCGTTCCGACTGCATTACGCGGTGCGGCGTCGCGCCGATGCCGCGTTCGCCGACCTGCTGCAGGGCACGCCTTTCGCCGACCGGGTGATCATCTACGCCGACGACGATCTCGCGCCGCTTCCACGGCTGGACTTCGCCGCCGCGATCGGCGCGCCGCGTGCCGACACCCACGTCTACGCCTGCGGGCCGTCCGGCTTCATGGCGGCGGCGCAAGCCGGTGCCGCGCGCCTCGGCTGGCCGGCAGCGCACTACCACCAGGAGCATTTCCAGGCCGGGCCGGACGACGCGGACGCGGCGGAAGCGGCCGGCGACCGCCCCTTCACCGTCTGCGCCGCCCGCAGCGGCGTGACCGTGGAAATACCGGTCGGCCGCAGCATCTCCGACGTATTGAAAGGCGTGGGCGTCACCGTGTGGACCTCGTGCGAACAGGGCGTGTGCGGCACTTGCCTCACGCCGCTGCTCGAAGGCGAGGCCGACCACCGCGACCGCTACCAGACCAGCGCCGAAATGGCCGCGCAGACCCAGGTCGCCTTGTGTTGTTCGCGCGCTCGATCCCCGACCCTGGTGCTGGATTTATAG
- a CDS encoding alpha/beta hydrolase, with the protein MTTSLDTTTLDTDAIDQATLDRLLDQRVWARDMDAALARYARASAALRTRLPHRADIAYGPDAAQRLDWYAPQPASPGEASEPAPIVVFVHGGAWRSGSKQTNSFAAETVVQAGAHFVPIDFAPCPDVTLAAMAAQVRQAIAWVHRHAADYGGDGRRLVLAGHSSGSHLLALALAADWRAEFGLDPDFLRAAICSSGFYDLEPVARSARNAYLRLDASQALALSPIRHMDRIACPVFVGTGEQDNALMQLQADAFATALAGRGLLMDRRTAPGLDHFEVAESYATSDGMLARAVHAALRLASPNATEAGR; encoded by the coding sequence ATGACGACCTCGCTCGACACCACCACGCTCGACACGGACGCCATCGACCAGGCCACGCTCGACCGCCTGCTCGACCAGCGCGTGTGGGCGCGCGACATGGACGCCGCCCTCGCCCGCTACGCCCGGGCCAGCGCCGCTTTGCGCACGCGCCTGCCGCACCGCGCCGACATCGCCTACGGCCCGGATGCCGCGCAACGGCTGGACTGGTACGCGCCGCAGCCGGCGTCGCCCGGCGAGGCCAGCGAGCCCGCCCCGATCGTCGTCTTCGTGCACGGCGGCGCCTGGCGCTCCGGCAGCAAGCAAACCAACAGCTTCGCGGCAGAGACCGTGGTGCAAGCCGGCGCGCATTTCGTGCCGATCGACTTCGCGCCTTGCCCCGACGTCACCCTGGCCGCCATGGCCGCCCAGGTGCGCCAGGCCATCGCCTGGGTGCATCGCCATGCGGCGGACTACGGCGGCGACGGCCGGCGGCTGGTGCTGGCCGGCCACTCGTCCGGATCGCACCTGCTGGCGCTGGCCTTGGCGGCGGACTGGCGCGCCGAGTTCGGGCTGGACCCCGACTTCCTTCGTGCGGCCATCTGCTCCAGCGGCTTCTACGACCTGGAACCCGTCGCCCGCAGCGCCCGCAATGCCTACCTGCGGCTGGACGCGTCGCAAGCCTTGGCGCTGAGCCCGATCCGCCACATGGACCGCATCGCCTGCCCGGTCTTCGTCGGCACCGGCGAACAGGACAACGCGCTGATGCAGCTCCAGGCCGATGCCTTCGCCACGGCCCTGGCCGGTCGCGGCCTGCTCATGGACCGCCGCACCGCACCTGGCCTCGACCATTTCGAGGTGGCTGAAAGCTATGCGACCTCCGACGGCATGCTCGCGCGGGCGGTCCACGCCGCCCTGCGCCTGGCGAGTCCAAACGCCACGGAGGCCGGCCGATGA
- a CDS encoding ABC transporter permease produces MAANPLSLGTVRAAPAAALPPSLRSRLRPSTWLPLAAGALALAAWEALVRALHIAPFVLPAPSAIAAAFWADSTGLLWSLANTAAVTLGAFALALASGLLAGVLIAQNRTVEMTLWPYAIVMQVTPVVAIAPIVMIWVGLDRVWLALLILAWLVAFFPILANTVAGLKSVDRGLSELFSLYRTSRWKRFRYLQLPAALPYVLTGARISSGLAVIGAVVAEFVAGSGTARGLGWAIVESGSMLNVPRMFAALVLLSLFGVAVWGVTTLVQKRLLAHWHESETVHEH; encoded by the coding sequence ATGGCCGCCAATCCGCTATCGCTCGGCACCGTCCGCGCGGCCCCTGCAGCTGCGCTGCCGCCCTCCCTGCGCAGTCGCCTGCGACCCTCGACCTGGCTGCCGCTGGCGGCCGGCGCGCTCGCGCTGGCGGCCTGGGAGGCACTGGTGCGCGCGCTGCACATCGCCCCCTTCGTGCTGCCCGCGCCCAGCGCCATCGCCGCCGCCTTCTGGGCCGACAGCACCGGCCTGCTGTGGAGCCTGGCCAACACCGCCGCCGTCACGCTCGGCGCCTTCGCGCTGGCGCTGGCCAGCGGGTTGCTGGCCGGGGTGCTGATCGCACAGAACCGCACGGTGGAGATGACGCTGTGGCCGTACGCCATCGTGATGCAGGTCACGCCAGTGGTGGCCATCGCACCCATCGTGATGATCTGGGTGGGGCTCGACCGCGTCTGGCTGGCGCTGCTGATCCTGGCCTGGCTGGTGGCCTTCTTTCCGATCCTGGCCAACACCGTGGCCGGGTTGAAATCGGTCGACCGGGGACTTTCGGAGCTGTTCAGCCTCTACCGCACCTCGCGCTGGAAGCGGTTCCGCTACCTGCAGCTGCCGGCCGCCCTGCCCTACGTGCTGACCGGCGCGCGCATTTCGTCGGGTCTGGCCGTGATCGGCGCGGTGGTCGCCGAATTCGTCGCCGGCAGCGGCACCGCGCGCGGCCTGGGCTGGGCGATCGTGGAGAGCGGCAGCATGCTCAACGTGCCGCGCATGTTCGCCGCGCTGGTGCTGCTGTCGCTCTTTGGCGTGGCGGTGTGGGGCGTGACCACGCTGGTGCAGAAACGGCTGCTGGCTCACTGGCACGAGAGCGAAACCGTGCACGAGCACTGA